The following DNA comes from Saccharomyces mikatae IFO 1815 strain IFO1815 genome assembly, chromosome: 8.
ctctgaaaattttaacAGATACCCATGTAAACTGGTATCCAGCGGTCCATGCACTTCATCGAATAATGGTGCCTTGTTTACGAACTTTACTTTACACACTGCAACACCTACCACTGCTATCAGTCAGGACTTATACGCGATGGGCACCACAGGAATAACGTCAGAAAATgctctttttcaaatgaagTCGATGAATAATGGAATACCACCAGCCAATAACAGCAACACCCCGACGATCATCACGACTTCGCAGGAGGAAACCAACACTGGAAATGTACATGCTGATGCCAATGGCCATTCTTTACATAATTCTGAAGATGATAACTTCTCCTCTAGTTCCACCACCAAATGTCTTCTCTCCTCCACCTCTTCACTATCAATAAATCAAAGGgaagcagcagcagcagcagcctATGGTCCAGACACTGATATTCCTAGAGGAAAACTAGAAGTTACAATAATAGAAGCGCGCGATCTGGTCACAAGATCAAAGAACTCGCAACCTTATGTAGTTTGTACTTTTGAGAGTTCAGAGTTCATTTCCAATGGGCCTGAATCACTAGGCAccagcaacaacaataacaacaacaacagccAAAACCAGCATAATCAAAACCAGCATAGTCAccataatgaaaatacGAGCCCTGACGCCGCTAGCCAGCGTcataacaacaacagtgGTTGGAACGGGTCTCAGTTACCATCAATAAAAGagcatttgaagaaaaaacccCTTTATACACACAGATCATCTTCTCAGCTGGATCAACTAAACTCATGCTCTTCAGTGGCCGATTCTAACAAACGTTCttctaattcttcttcGGGTTCTTCTAATGACCCAAAGAATGATAGTTCGCATCCAATATGGCATCATAAAACAACATTTGACGTTCTGGGATCCCATTCAGAACTAGATATTTCTGTTTACGATGCTGCTCACGACCATATGTTTTTAGGCCAGGTTAGACTTTATCCAATGATTCATAATTTAGCACATGCCTCTCAACACCAATGGCATAACCTAAAATCTCGTGTTATTGATGAGGTTGTGTCAGGTGATATCTTAATCAAATGGACTTACAAgcaaacaaagaaaaggcaCTATGGTCCACAGGATTTTGAAGTTCTTCGATTACTTGGTAAGGGAACATTTGGCCAGGTGTATCAGGTTAAGAAGAAGGACACACAAAGAATTTACGCAATGAAAGTTCTTTCCAAGAAAGTTattgttaaaaaaaatgaaatcgCTCATACCATCGGcgaaagaaatattttagTCACTACTGCGTCCAAATCGTCTCCATTTATTGTTGgattgaaattttcttttcagacACCAACAGATTTATATCTAGTCACTGACTATATGAGTGGAGGGGAATTATTCTGGCATTTACAAAAGGAGGGTCGTTTTTCAGAAGATAGGGCCAAATTCTACATTGCTGAATTAGTTTTAGCCTTGGAACATTTGCACGATAATGACATCGTTTACAGAGACTTGAAACCAGAAAACATTTTACTTGACGCTAACGGTAATATCGCTCTTTGTGATTTTGGTCTCTCTAAGGCTGACTTGAAGGATAGAACCAATACATTTTGCGGTACCACTGAATATTTAGCGCCTGAATTATTACTGGATGAAACTGGTTACACTAAGATGGTTGATTTCTGGTCATTAGGTGTATTAATATTCGAAATGTGCTGTGGTTGGTCCCCTTTCTTTGCcgaaaataatcaaaaaatgtacCAAAAAATTGCGTTCGGTAAAGTCAAATTTCCTAGAGACGTGCTATCACAAGAAGGTCGGTCATTTGTGAAGGGGTTATTGAACAGAAACCCCAAACATAGACTGGGCGCTATTGATGATGGAAGAGAGCTACGAGCCCATCCATTTTTTGCAGATATCGATTGGGAGGCcttgaaacagaaaaaaatccCACCACCTTTCAAACCACATCTAGTCTCAGAAACCGATACTTCTAATTTTGACCCGGAATTCACAACGGCTTCCACCTCATATATGAACAAGCACCAACCTATGATGACAGCTACGCCGCTATCTCCCGCCATGCAAGCCAAGTTTGCCGGTTTCACGTTTGTCGATGAGTCTGCCATCGATGAGCATGTCAACAACAACCGCAAATTCTTGCAAAACTCATACTTTATGGAGCCAGGTTCTTTCATCCCGGGAAATCCAAACTTGCCTCCAGATGAAGATGTCATTGATGATGACGGAGACGAGGATATCAATGATGGATTCAACcaagagaaaaacatgAGTAATAATCACTCCCACATAGACTTCGATGGTGACCAACACATGgatgatgaatttgtcAGTGGCAGATTTGAAATATGACTTCTCACTCActtctttgttcttctcctgtcttttctctttcttcttccccCACCTTTctacttttatttctacTTTCTATTCCTTTGTATCTTCTACTAATCTATCCTTTTATTCAACCATTTTCTcctatttatatatatatatggaAAGTATGTATgtaattttgttttatttatactgcaaaataaaatagttTGTGCCTACCACTTTCTAGTTTATTACAGTTCATAATCATCAGTTGTACTCTATCGTTTCATTGTACTTTGACATATTGGACCCTCATCTTTGTTCAGTTAGGGCTTGAGGGAAAAGTTTACTATCGGTCTCGAGTTCTGTACAATAAATATAggttgtttttttttttcctaaaaagaaaaagaaatattgttTTATTCAGGGCttattgaagataaaaaaagggcAAACACGTAGACTAGAGGGTTTGTACTTCGGAAAGGATGCTATGAGTGCGGGCAAGGCTCATCGATGAGTATTAAATGGATTTTCCGAAATTctgaatttcttctttcttgagACAATGAATAGGATTTAGACAGCGTTATTAAACTTAACTGTCATCCTATCAAGCGTGACAAGATTAAAAGTGCTTCCAGGATTCGAATCGTTTGTCAAGAGTTTTACTAGCACAATACTGGTATTCCTGGTTACATTACTATATTCGAACATCCTATCTAGGCTTACTGCTGCGTTTGGGTCATAGGCAAAACTCGCCCATTAAAAGAACCTTCTGTCTATCCAAGAAGATCGGCAAAAGAACAACGAAATTACTGTATTATTAAAGGACTATTATAGacgttttttttctcttatttttcttctttttgttttctgaTTGTTTCTTATTCCTATTTTTTCGTTGCTTTACTTCTGATAGCCACTATGAGCTTTTCCACTATAAATAGCAACGTTAACAAAACTGCTggtgataataataataataatacaacCGAGAATAGTTCGACTACAGATCTTTTAGGAATGGATCTGTTGCAGAACGGATCTCGACTGATGAGCACAATACAGCCAAATAATTCTTCTGACATGGTGCACATGAACAATAAGACTAATGATGCTCCACCATCAGGAGCAAACGTCAATAGCGGTAGTACCAATCCAGGTTCAAAGGCACCCGCAAATGAATTTGTTAGGAAGCTTTTCCGGATACTGGAAAACAACGAGTATCCTGACATCGTAACTTGGACTGAGAATGGCAAAAGCTTTGTCGTTTTGGACACAGGAAAGTTCACTACGCATATATTGCCCAATCATTTCAAGCATTCAAATTTTGCTTCCTTTGTGAGGCAATTAAATAAGTACGACTTCCACAAAGTTAAGAGGAGCCCTGaagaaagacaaaaatgTAAGTATGGAGAACAAAGTTGGGAATTCCAGCATCCAGAATTTAGAGTCCACTACGGAAAAGGTCTAGATAACATCAAGAGGAAAATTCCGGCACAAAGGAAAGTACTGTTGGACGAGTCGCAAAAGGCTCTTTTGCATTTCAATAGTGAAGGTGCCAATCCAAACAACCTCTCAGGATCCCTCTTGAATGAATCAACCACAGAACTTTTATTAAGCAATACGGTAAGTAAAGACGCCTTTGGAAATTTAAGAAGGCGAGTAGACAAGCTGCAAAAGGAGCTGGATATGTCCAAAATGGAGAGTTATGCCACTAAGGTAGAGTTACAGAAATTGAATTCGAAATATAATACAGTTATTGAAAGCTTAATAACattcaaaacaataaaCGAAAATTTGCTCAACAACTTCAATACTTTATGTTCCACTCTGGCAAATAACGGTATTGAAGTTCCAATATTTGGTGACAATGGAAATCAAAATTCAGCTGGTAATGCTAATAATCGAATGAGTACCGCAGCCATTCACAGTAATAACAATACCAACAATGCGTCTCCAGCCGCATCTACAGTGTCGTTACAACTTCCCAATTTGCCTGATGAGAATAGTTTAACACCAAATGCTCAAGGAACCACAGTCACACTACGAAAAGGTTTCCATGTACTATTGGTAGAAGATGATGCTGTGTCTATACAACTATGCTCAAAATTCTTACGCAAATATGGCTGCACTGTTCAAGTTGTTACTGATGGTCTTTCAGCTATTTCAACGCTAGAAAAATTCAGGTATGATTTGGTTTTAATGGACATTGTCATGCCTAATCTAGATGGTGCTACAGCAACATCTATTGTCAGAAGTTTTGATAACGAAACACCTATCATCGCTATGACCGGTAACATTATGAATCAAGATTTGATTACATATTTACAGCATGGTATGAACGATATATTGGCCAAGCCATTCACGAGGGATGATTTACATTCGATTTTAATACGTTACCTGAAGGACCGTATTCCTTTATGTGAGCAGCAATTACCACCTCGTAATTCTTCACCCCAAACACATTCTAACCCGAACACTGCCAATTCGAATCCTAACACAATAAATGAACAGTCATTAGCTATGTTACCACAAGAAAATTCGTCAACTACAACTCCTGTTACTCCAGGTGCTTCTATATCATCTGCGCAGCACGTTCAACAAGGTCAACAAGAACAGCAACACCAGCTTTTCCATGCTCAACAGCACCAGCAACAACATCAAAATTCGGTTGCTAATGCTAGACCAGACGTACCCATCCCGAACTTAGAACATGAAATCAACACTGTGCCACATTCATCCATGGGCTCTACCCCACAGTTACCACAACCTACACTACAAGAAAACCAACTATCGTAATTACCGGTAAATGGGCCTACGCGTATAAATTAACGGAGAAAAATCACACTATTAGCCATTATTGAagttctttatttttttatgtgaCCGTCTAGGattatcattttcctttgattcaatgttttattttgttattcTCTTCTGCTATTCTTAGCTGTCTATACcaaatctttgaatttcatttttatctgCTACTTGAAATTCACTAtcgtttcttttccttgttttcttatatTTAATATTAATGTATATACATATCacgaaaaaacaataacaaacaacaacaacaacaacaacaacaattaaAGTGATTCTATTTATACGTTTCTCTCTCATCTTTCGTCCACTGCAACTGAAACGTTTGAGTCAAACCTAACTGAGGTTTTTCTTACATTACCTTGAGTATCAACTGTTTCTGGTATGTCcaattcaaattcttttccGTTTTTTAGTATTTCCTTTAAGTCTGGTTGAGCCCCTCTCATAGAAGATTTTCGGTTACCTGACGATTTCTTAGTGCCGCCTTCACCGCTGTCGTTAGAATCAACTTCCTGCACGGCTAAATTAGTATCTGCACTCtgtttttccaaatttggAATTCTTTCGAAAGTAGACAGCTCATTTTGACAGCGGTCGCACTGACATAGAAACCCCCAGTTAACTCTCAGTTCTCTACGTCTCAACCTTACGCCATGTAAAGGATTAACGTACGTAATACGTATTTGGtcacctttttttattggctTTCTTGCATGTAACTTCAATTCCTCATGCTCCTCTACCTGCTCGATATAAGCATTCGGTTCACAATCATGGTTTATAAAAGAGATCCAACGGTATATTTGCCCATTATATTGATTGATATTGAACGTTCCGATCATGGTTAAGAACTTTTCCAAGTCTATTTCTTCAGAAGCTTTTGGAAACGCTCCACAAAATAACTCATAACACTTCTTCCAAACAATCTCGTCATCAATATTCTTCTCAATGCCATTTTCAGTGCCATTATTGGATCCGTCTTCCGTATGTACAGTCGTACCATTCATTAAATTAAACGTACTACCAATACCACTAGCGTCTCttaattttattcttaCCCTTTGTGAAACACTTGCTAACTGATCCCATCGCTCTTTGACTTCGCCTGTGGTATCTAAAAGCATGGATCCATATATAAGGCCAATGGAGAAGGCAGCAGTGAAACAGTACTTTTCACAGTAGTTGACAAATCTTTTCCAATTACCAGCATGAAGGATATCAATTCTATTTGATCTCCATGAATGGTATAACAGCTCATGCAAAGATGCGTGTGcttttttgcatttttcaCTGCACCAAATTGCCTTGCAGACTTCACAATCCAAATAATGAACCATAATTTTGTGCTGTGTCAAATCATACAGCGCTTTACCGCATCGAGCACATGCCTTCCCattagaaatgaaaaaaagcttaTCCAATGGTGGGACATACACAATAggtttattttcttttatgatGATTTGGCCCTTGGAAAAATCCTTCTCGGCGAAAAGGCCCCTTCCTTGCTCGCTATCAATAAATTGTATTCTAACTTTGGCATTAGCATCTAGGGTTTCAGGAAAATGAATATTGCCCTTATATAGCGACACTGTCTCCAGGTCAGTGTCGTAAAGATGATGCTGGTTCAAAATTTTCCGGAAACGAGAAGTGCTTAGTTTCCACGTTTGATTTCTCTCTTCAATCCTGTCATAAAGGTGCTGAATCGTAGCATCTTCTGTCCCAGGCTCTTCCTTCCACAATAGAACTACGTCATCACAAACCTCTTCCTCGGTGGGAGTTACTTCTCGAGAACTAAAGCCATTTTTCGTGCCCTCTTGCACCGCACCTTGATCGCTATCGTTTAGGGTCCCTATCTTGATAGTCAATGCCATTTTTCTGTCACTTCTAGTTGATTCGTATCGGTGCACGCTTGGCTATTTACTTTATTTACCTTCTATTGTTTTAATGACAAGTTCCCCATGATTatgatatcaaaaaaagaaagaacgaaaaataatacgaaaagaaaaagaaaattatgaaatcaagtgaaaaaatcaacGAAAAGAAGAGGATTCAGTAACAAAAATATGCCAATATCATCACTATTTAGCAAACGAACACCCGTTTAGGCAAGACAAGAGATGctgcaaaaagaaattcaaaaagcTCTCCACTCACGAGTAAATCTCTTGATAACTCACGTGGGGAGGCTACAAACTTTAAATACCATATCGAGGACATGAAAGAGTGTACCTATTCACTACAGACAAAGATTTGTTTCACTACGATTCAAATAAGTAAACCGGTCTTCTAGAGGAGTAAACCGAAGTAAAAATACCTACCgaaaagatgataaaattACTTGGAAAGCCAAAACCTTGAACCAGTAGTTTCTGTTAATTGATTGTTAGTCACCGCTATGGGCTGTATTCAATT
Coding sequences within:
- the SCH9 gene encoding serine/threonine protein kinase SCH9 (similar to Saccharomyces cerevisiae SCH9 (YHR205W); ancestral locus Anc_4.384), which translates into the protein MMNFFSSKSSNQDTGFGSQHQHPNGENNENENENSNNSENFNRYPCKLVSSGPCTSSNNGALFTNFTLHTATPTTAISQDLYAMGTTGITSENALFQMKSMNNGIPPANNSNTPTIITTSQEETNTGNVHADANGHSLHNSEDDNFSSSSTTKCLLSSTSSLSINQREAAAAAAYGPDTDIPRGKLEVTIIEARDLVTRSKNSQPYVVCTFESSEFISNGPESLGTSNNNNNNNSQNQHNQNQHSHHNENTSPDAASQRHNNNSGWNGSQLPSIKEHLKKKPLYTHRSSSQLDQLNSCSSVADSNKRSSNSSSGSSNDPKNDSSHPIWHHKTTFDVLGSHSELDISVYDAAHDHMFLGQVRLYPMIHNLAHASQHQWHNLKSRVIDEVVSGDILIKWTYKQTKKRHYGPQDFEVLRLLGKGTFGQVYQVKKKDTQRIYAMKVLSKKVIVKKNEIAHTIGERNILVTTASKSSPFIVGLKFSFQTPTDLYLVTDYMSGGELFWHLQKEGRFSEDRAKFYIAELVLALEHLHDNDIVYRDLKPENILLDANGNIALCDFGLSKADLKDRTNTFCGTTEYLAPELLLDETGYTKMVDFWSLGVLIFEMCCGWSPFFAENNQKMYQKIAFGKVKFPRDVLSQEGRSFVKGLLNRNPKHRLGAIDDGRELRAHPFFADIDWEALKQKKIPPPFKPHLVSETDTSNFDPEFTTASTSYMNKHQPMMTATPLSPAMQAKFAGFTFVDESAIDEHVNNNRKFLQNSYFMEPGSFIPGNPNLPPDEDVIDDDGDEDINDGFNQEKNMSNNHSHIDFDGDQHMDDEFVSGRFEI
- the SKN7 gene encoding kinase-regulated stress-responsive transcription factor SKN7 (similar to Saccharomyces cerevisiae SKN7 (YHR206W) and HMS2 (YJR147W); ancestral locus Anc_4.385); amino-acid sequence: MSFSTINSNVNKTAGDNNNNNTTENSSTTDLLGMDLLQNGSRLMSTIQPNNSSDMVHMNNKTNDAPPSGANVNSGSTNPGSKAPANEFVRKLFRILENNEYPDIVTWTENGKSFVVLDTGKFTTHILPNHFKHSNFASFVRQLNKYDFHKVKRSPEERQKCKYGEQSWEFQHPEFRVHYGKGLDNIKRKIPAQRKVLLDESQKALLHFNSEGANPNNLSGSLLNESTTELLLSNTVSKDAFGNLRRRVDKLQKELDMSKMESYATKVELQKLNSKYNTVIESLITFKTINENLLNNFNTLCSTLANNGIEVPIFGDNGNQNSAGNANNRMSTAAIHSNNNTNNASPAASTVSLQLPNLPDENSLTPNAQGTTVTLRKGFHVLLVEDDAVSIQLCSKFLRKYGCTVQVVTDGLSAISTLEKFRYDLVLMDIVMPNLDGATATSIVRSFDNETPIIAMTGNIMNQDLITYLQHGMNDILAKPFTRDDLHSILIRYLKDRIPLCEQQLPPRNSSPQTHSNPNTANSNPNTINEQSLAMLPQENSSTTTPVTPGASISSAQHVQQGQQEQQHQLFHAQQHQQQHQNSVANARPDVPIPNLEHEINTVPHSSMGSTPQLPQPTLQENQLS
- the SET5 gene encoding S-adenosylmethionine-dependent methyltransferase (similar to Saccharomyces cerevisiae SET5 (YHR207C); ancestral locus Anc_4.386); this translates as MALTIKIGTLNDSDQGAVQEGTKNGFSSREVTPTEEEVCDDVVLLWKEEPGTEDATIQHLYDRIEERNQTWKLSTSRFRKILNQHHLYDTDLETVSLYKGNIHFPETLDANAKVRIQFIDSEQGRGLFAEKDFSKGQIIIKENKPIVYVPPLDKLFFISNGKACARCGKALYDLTQHKIMVHYLDCEVCKAIWCSEKCKKAHASLHELLYHSWRSNRIDILHAGNWKRFVNYCEKYCFTAAFSIGLIYGSMLLDTTGEVKERWDQLASVSQRVRIKLRDASGIGSTFNLMNGTTVHTEDGSNNGTENGIEKNIDDEIVWKKCYELFCGAFPKASEEIDLEKFLTMIGTFNINQYNGQIYRWISFINHDCEPNAYIEQVEEHEELKLHARKPIKKGDQIRITYVNPLHGVRLRRRELRVNWGFLCQCDRCQNELSTFERIPNLEKQSADTNLAVQEVDSNDSGEGGTKKSSGNRKSSMRGAQPDLKEILKNGKEFELDIPETVDTQGNVRKTSVRFDSNVSVAVDER